The following DNA comes from Plasmodium coatneyi strain Hackeri chromosome 9, complete sequence.
ATATCGAATTTGCCTGACGATTTACATGCGGTGTTCGTTTCGCATAACCACAATGATCACATTATGGAGGAGGACGTTCGAATATTATGTAAGCTAAAAAAATTCCAGCATGTGTTGTGGTATGTGCCAGAAGGTACAGCTAGTTTTTTCATAGAAGAAGGTTGTAAAGCGGCCAAAATTTTTGAGATGTCCTGGGGTGATGAAAGATGGGTTTCCTGCTGGATTTCTCACAAACAATTCAAGTGTAAGGATGGCATTTGGAACAGTAAAAGtgcagaaaaggaagtatTCAAATATAAGATAATTTATGCTCCTACGTTGCATTGGTCAGGTAGGAAGGATAATCTTAGTGACATTAATCACTCTCTTTGGGGGTCGTTAATATTGAAGGGACCAAAGCAtcgattttatttttccggTGATACGGCCTACTTGAAAGAAAACtttgaagaatttaaaaaaatcggaCGGCTACATGGGCCATTTCATCTAGCCGCAATTGCCATTGGAGCGTATGAACCGAATAACTCCTTGAAATATCACCATGTGCATCCATGGGAATCGGTAAAAATATGGAGGGACATAAAAGCAGAAATGGCCATTGGAGTTCATTGGGGGACGTTCCGATTATCAGCTGAGGAGTTTATGCAACCTAGGGATGAGTTAGAAGCAGCCCTGTTGGGTGTCGGTCTGCACACCTTACGTAATTCTATCTTACCATTcgagaagagaaaaatggagatATTGAAAAAGTATTCCCTTAAGAAtgaagatgaggaagaagacgaaaCGGATGACCTGGAGGATCTGAAGGAGTATTTTTATCCCCCCACAGAGGAAAACGCACATGAGTACACAGATAGTTTCCATtcactttttgcaaaaaatatgaacctCTTCTATAGTGACATTgataaaaattatgttaaGCATATGTACCAACAGAAGAGGCTATACGGATCTACGTATAACAGATATAAGAGAGCTCTGTTTTTGCGCAATTCGAAGAAGCTTCCAAAAAGCTGGAAGAAGTTGCTCCTAAATTTGTCTATACGCTTTCAAACCATCCCCATTGGGGGATCTATGGAGGTTATTTCGAAGGAGGACAACACCATATCGATGACGAGGTCCACTGAATATAATGCCATGCAGTACGAGCACTACACCTTTCCCAAGTGGTACAACgacaaggagaaggaggagacCCTCAGTCAGAACTCCCTTTCGCTGGAGGATCTCATGGACTTCCACATAGTCAGTTAGGTGTATCCGTCAGGGGTGACCCTAACTAATGTTTGCAATACGGTACCTGTAGCGCGCGCAATTTTGTTCAGAGGTGCCAAATCGTTCATAATGTTTTCTACTTAATACGCCCGTCACTCCCCCATTATGTCTTTCCCCCTGCTgattcttttccccttggcAACCAGTTgttgcttccccttttgcgcGCACATTTTTCGTCCACACCGTGgtgtgttcccttttttcattacttCCCGTTTGTCGTTCCGCCATGgatcattttcttttttttgtttttcggCCGTGATTCGCGGGGCACGTTTGCATGTGGTTTTGCTGCCCTGTGCACTGCTCccttttgcccatttttaattttcttttttgtttggaACATATTAACTTCGTGGTCGCCTCGCGGTGACCCTCTTCAATCTCCTAGTGTATATGTGTCCATTTCGCGAAAACGACGCGCCTTCTCATAggtccttttttaaaaaaaaaaaaaaagcggtgATCAGTATAGGGGTATTCCGACTGTCCCTACACAGGGAACACCACACAGCTGGTACGCCATTACACCATTACACAATTacaccattttttatttatgcaaGGGGGTTACATAATTAAGTAAAGCGATGTATATACGCTGTATGTACAGAGGTACACGTGTACATGTGAGACCATATGTAGGGTTGCTTGAGCCTGTTATCCAGGAAAGCGAGGCTGATTATCGCGCCCCCCATCGTAGAGGAAGTGGAAATAGAGGGGAATTCCTTTTATAACATCCGAAGCGAGGAGACCTCTGTggtactttttaaattcctcTCTGCACAAATATTTTAAGAAGAAGCTGCCGCAAAAAGTGGAGAGCGCGTCGAGACATTCGTTCTGTCCGTCGGTGGAGTCCACGTGGAAGGCCTCCTTCAGGGTTGGAGAAATcttatccttcttcttccccgcCCAGGAGAGGAAAACGGCCAGCAGTCCGGTCTGCAGGTGGGGAGGGCGTAAATGCGTGAATGAACACGTGAGGGcacgaatatatatatatatatatatagatatagatatatatgtatatgtatgatGCGCTCATGTGTATGTGCTCACCAGAACGTCGCCCAGCCCCGCTGGCCTCTTAAAACACGGGTCCTGCACagaggaaacgaaaaaaaaatccctgGAAATAAACACGTCGTAAAAACCCTTTATCAGTATTTTGGGACCACCAAACAGTTGCATCAACTTATGACCCTCATGGACAATTCTATCCGTGGTCAAATCTTCGAAGTTTAAATTTTTGCCATCCTCcgtgagaagaaaaatcatTTTCCTGAACTCATTCTTATTTGGCGTAAATAAACAATGCGCATAATTTTGtattaaagaaaatatcTCCCTAGTGGTTAGAACAAATTCAATAATGTCTGCGTCGAGTATTAggaagatatttttttttatcattttttttattatataggTGAGGCACTCTTTGGTCACCTCATCGATGGACCCAAGACCTGGTCCCAAAACACAACAATCAATTCGATTGGCCAAATAATCTGTGCagttttttaattcttccccTGGGAAATTGTTTATTTTTGACTTTTGGTTGTATAAGTACGGGTAGACAATTATCTCTGGGCTGTAGCACTTGAGGGGGATCCCATTTTCCTGTGCTGTTATGACGAAGGATAAATCAGCTCCGAGTTTTAAGGCGCTCATGGCTGATAGGAAGGGGGCGCCGCTGTATACTTCGCTGCCCCCGACGAcgcatatttttcctccgcATCCTTTATAATCCTTGGGGGATAGGTCGGGTATGACGTACTGTTGGAGACGGTACAGCGTTTCGTCTTcgagggggaagggaaagaaaatgcaaaaatggcaaatgCATGCATATAGTGTAGTGAGGCTAGGAAGAAGTGGCGTGGGTATAAGATGAGGAATATCAACCAAATGAGACGTGTGTGTAGGGCAATATATTCTACCCTCTCGTTTCTCTCTTTTGGTTTATTTGGGTAAGTTTTACTCAACTGTTATAACtttttatcaatttttaTCAGTTCTTTTCTATCATTGCCAACTTTTCtcactttttcaatttttctcatttgcgCTTTTACTTGGCAGCTTCCTATTCAAGTGGACCCTGGTCAGCTGCGGATCTGCACTGACGGAATACTCTTCCATGGTTTAGCGCCCTATTGGGGGAGAACGTAATGACGTGAGGGGGGAAACTCCTTTTGCTTTCACGCAACATGGAGGATGCCTATTTAACTACAAACAGTGGAGCGTATTGGTGAGCCCCATTCTTTCGTGtcatttaaaaggggaaggaagaagtgataaaattttgaaaactCTGGATATTCGAAGTGAACAGAGGGAAGGAGACACACGTACGTTGGAATTTACGTATGATCCAATTGTGGTGACAGATGTGTGTGGGGGGAGAAGACCCCTCGCTTTTGTGGTATAAGTGGAAACCCTACGTGACCTACATTGCCGATATGCGCAAATGTGTCGAgtcacatttttctgtttttcccgCAGGGGGGTTTTACCGTGGTGTTATACAGAAACGGGTGTTTGCACAATTGCACGTTGCATGttcgtataatttttttttttttttttttttgcgccgaGATGATCTGCCCCAAGGGGCAATAAACACTTCACGTTATGTTACCTTTGGCCCACATTTGCGGGGGCGAACTTTTCTAACTCTATTTTGTGACCAGATTAAATTTGTGGAGCGCCATTTAGGGGGTACTTTTcctcaaacaaaaaaaaaaaaaacgcataatGTTGAATAGGGCGTTACTTGTCCCCCTTTATATGTATCTCCAAGttgttcctttattattatttttttttttttctccccacgGGTGGGTTGTTATACTATGCCGTAGAGGGGTGAATTTAGTCagtggtattttttttttttccttgccccTTTAAACCGGTCCCTCATCCCCGTTtggcgctttttttttttcttttttttgtattcattttttctccccccaaCTGAAgcagcataaaaaaaaaaggaaaaaaaaaaataaagaaatatacggCTCGGTAATTTAGCAAGTATATCTcgcataataataattgcacaaaaggaaaaaaaaaatagtgagTCACGAAGCAAACAAAAGAATAATTTTGCGCGAACTAAACCCTTCGTATtatctgcttttttttagcaattATAAATTCTTTAATAAAAAGGGATTTCCCATTTGGAGCATTCACACTTTTGTATGCTTTTTACTTCCACGCGGTTTTTACCATTTATTTATCCCCATTTCCTCAACTTTTCCGTTCATCAAAATGTTTAACGACCAGAAAGTTTTAGTCGACATTTACATCCCAAGGAAATGTTCGGCTACATCGAGACTCATCCACGCCAAGGAACATGGAGCTGTTCAAATTAACGTTGGCATGGTAAGCAACCCACGTGGAGTGAAAAAATAGAGCAGTTAAAActgaaaattgaaaaaagaaggaacgagaaaggaatattttaaCCGTCGAGAGAAGAGTACAGCCCCGCGTATAGGAAACATCGGCGTGTGATTTGGGGGTCCCACAAAATGGGACTTGGGCTCGTAGTTGAACTGCTGCCAGTGGAGTGGTTAATTAGTTCCACTTAACATAACAAacgagggagaaaaaagaagcgggaataaaagtggaaaaaaaaagaaatggagtTGCACGGAACTCCATAGCATTATTACTCATTTTGAAAAGCTCGCTCAGTAGCGTGGGCTTCCATATAAATCATTCTTCTCACGTTTTTGTATGCCAACGAGCGTATACTCAATTTGGTGAACACGTATTGCATCTTTCTTGCACCCCAACCCGCAGGTTAACAAGAATGGAGTGTACACGGGCGAAACGGAAACCTTTGCCATTGCTGGCCACGTCAGACAGAAGGGAGAATCGGACGCCTGCATGAACCGTCTCCTCCAcgagaagaagatgttgtcCTTCCCGAATTAGGGCAGCGCGCCAAGgcgaaaaagtaaaaaagtaaagaagcATGGATGTGAAGACGTGTGAACATTTCTCGGACGTAGCCGCATGTTGTGCGGTTGAAGCGCATGGTCGTCTGCCAGgccatttcttccattatgCTGATGCCCCTATTTCGtcattttaactttttcttttttttttttttttgcatattttttcgcaaattttttccctttttgggaTATGTGAAGCATATACTGTGTTTTTCCACCCAATTCGACGTCCATTCTGCGCGTTCGCCTAACTTGGCGACGCAACTCGAAAGACAAAGAAACGAAAACCGAATAGAGAGAGATTAAAcgcgtggaaaaaaaatgtgcaatgtAAACTCGATCGCAAAGGTGCAGTATAAAAAACTGACCTGAGCGTTGAGATGCTGTTTTATTAACAAAGGGAAGTTTGCACGgatggacaaaaaaaaaaaaaaaaggtgaacatGAAAAGGTGCTAATATGTAGTACCGCTTAGCATGTCAACCTGAGAGGGAGCTATCCCAAAATAGTGAAGCGCAAAACGGGTACAGATTCACTGAACAGGAGGAACAACCAGAATCAGAACCCGATGTGCTGCAACCACTGCTTTATCTTCATCGTGTGGAGTCCCTTCACTTCGATATAGCCAATGTGTTCTCTCACGGGCGCTTCGCATATGGTCCGCAGGTGTTCCTTGAACGCCTGAAAGTGGAGGAGTGTCAGAAGTGGTTTTCCTCATGTAGGCagacacacatatatgcatgttgATCAGTGTAATGTAATTATTCACTGAGGAAAAAGGCAATCACAACTAACCTTTATGTCGCCATATATGTGCCGCACAACGGTAGTGACAATCGTTCCATGTTTTCTAATCTTTGGATAGACGGGTAAATTCCCAGAGGTCGTCCTGCTGACCTGCGAGGAGGACAAAAATGGGATCCACATTGTGGGATTGCTAGTTGGGTGTTACCAACCGGTGAGAATAGAGTatggaaaggggggagggataCAGATACGAAATGGACAAGGGagcaaataaatgaaaaaagatgGTCTCCCCGTGCAGGAAACCTACCTTAAAGGGAAAGTTAAAGGacgtttcatttttttttttaaatttggaCTGGAGAACACCCCTTTtgggtacaaaaaaaaaaaggctcgACAGAGTTACCCTCCTGTTAATATCTGTGCATTTGAAAAAGGGGTAGCCATTCATCGTTCGTACTGACGGAACAGAGGAAGGGGCTTGATTGGACGTTTGGTCAGAGGTTAGTGTATGTGCTGAATGGGGGTGTTACAATGGGTCCTTTTGCGCGCTCTGTTTGGTAGGACTTTTAATGCATACTTGTGGGTTACCTCTGTGTGgcttttcttaccttttcctttttgttcatttttttttttttttttttttttgctttcctcATGGGGTGCAAAAGTGT
Coding sequences within:
- a CDS encoding Carbohydrate kinase; translation: MEEYSVSADPQLTRVHLNRKLPNETLYRLQQYVIPDLSPKDYKGCGGKICVVGGSEVYSGAPFLSAMSALKLGADLSFVITAQENGIPLKCYSPEIIVYPYLYNQKSKINNFPGEELKNCTDYLANRIDCCVLGPGLGSIDEVTKECLTYIIKKMIKKNIFLILDADIIEFVLTTREIFSLIQNYAHCLFTPNKNEFRKMIFLLTEDGKNLNFEDLTTDRIVHEGHKLMQLFGGPKILIKGFYDVFISRDFFFVSSVQDPCFKRPAGLGDVLTGLLAVFLSWAGKKKDKISPTLKEAFHVDSTDGQNECLDALSTFCGSFFLKYLCREEFKKYHRGLLASDVIKGIPLYFHFLYDGGRDNQPRFPG
- a CDS encoding 40S ribosomal protein S21, giving the protein MFNDQKVLVDIYIPRKCSATSRLIHAKEHGAVQINVGMVNKNGVYTGETETFAIAGHVRQKGESDACMNRLLHEKKMLSFPN